The DNA sequence TTTCCCCTCAGCAACAACAGTATGAAAACGGCATCAGCAGCCAGCAGCGGTTGTTGCAACAGATGCAGCAAAACCAGCAGCTCCAGCAGCAACAGCTCAATCAGGAAATCCAGCAGCGCAGCCGCGAGCAACAGCAACAGCTGCAACAACAGCTGGAGCAAAACCGGCAGCGCATTCAGCAATCCGCGCCGGGTAATGCTCCCCGGTATTGATACGCTCAATCCAACTCGCCCGCCCTGCCGCTCATGCAGAATGAGCGGCAGGTTGCGCTTTACACCCGCACGCCCATCAGCGTTAACAGCAGCGGCGTCGTGACTGCCGCCAGCGCCGTTGAGATAAGCAAGCTGGCGGCAATCGGCCCGCCCAGCACATTAAACTGGCGCGACATCAGGTAGATATTCACGCCCACCGCCATCGACCCCAACAGCACCACCACGCGGGTTTCCATCTCTGGCAGGCCAAGCGCCAGCGCCAGCCCCCACACCACCAGCGGTTGCACCACCAGCTTGATGAGGCTGATAGCCACGCTGATTTGCCAGCCGTCGCGAATGCGGTATTCCGCCAGCCCCATGCCCAGCGCGATAAGCGACAGCGGAACGGCGATTTGCCCCAACATGCCTATTGGCTTGTCCACCACATCCGGCAGCGGCAAACCGGTCAGGCTGTAAAACGTACCGGACAAAATGCCGATAATCAGCGGGTTTTTCAGCACGCCGATAGCGGTTTTCCCAAACCCCTGCATCGACAGTGAGCCGTTGCGCGCCCACTCCACCGACACCGTGACTAACGTCCAAAGAATCAAGCCGTTGAACACCAGCACCAGCGCCACCGAGGGGATCGCCTGCGGGCCCAGCATGAGCGTGGCAATCGGCAAGCCGAGCATCACGTTGTTGGAGAAAATCCCACTGAGCGAAAACACCGAGCCGGAAACGCCATCGAGCCGGAACACCCGGCGCGCCACCACCCGCCCCAGCACAAACACAATAAAACAGCTGCCGAAGAAGGCGATAAGCAGCCGGGCATCCACCGCCGGTCGTCTGGAGAAATCACACATCATGCGAAATAGCATGGCGGGCAGCGCGACGGAAAAAACGAATTTACTCAGCGCATCCGTTACCGTCGAGGGCCAGCGGCCAATGCGGATTAGGCCATACCCCAGTGCAATCAGCACAAACAGCGGCAGGGAGAGAAAAATCTGGTGCCAAAGCGAAACAATAAACGTGGGCATCGCCCTTCCTCAAAAAAGGCGCGGGTCGCCCGGGCGAAGGCTGATGGCAGGTCACGACGGTGAGGCAGGCCCCACCGGGGAGCGGGCCAGAAAATGGCCCGAGGTCATACAGGAAACGCCTGACGAAACACGCCGGGTTTATCGACCGGCGTGATTGCCGTCAGGAAAGGCGACATCCGCCGACGTTAATTAAATTGCGGTCCAATCAAATCTATCCGGTCGGTGCAGATGCAGTCAACGCCCCACTGTAACAGGGTACGCGCCCGTTCAGGCTGGTTGACGGTATACACCAGAATGCGCAGCCCAGCCTCTTTCAACTGCCTGACGCGCATTTCATCGAGCAGTTGGTGATTAAGGTGAATCGACACGCAGCCTAAGCGCGTCGTCAGGTTACGCCAGTCATCGTCCCATTCATCCAGCAGCAGGCCGCGCGGTAATTCCGGCGCGGCCTGTTGCGCCGCGTCCAATGCGGCGACCGAAAACGACGACAACAGCGGCGCGGCAGAGTGGTTGCGCCACAGCTCGCGGGCAGCCAGCGCCACCACGCGCCCGGTCAACGCGTCACAGCCGGTGGTCGGTTTGATCTCAATATTGGCCGCCATCGCGTACTGTTCGCAGCGCTTCGCCACTTCTGATAACAGCGGCAGGCGCTCGCCGTGAAACTGGTTGCTGTACCAGCTACCGGCGTCCAGCCCGACCAGTTTGTCCCACGGCAGCTCGCCCGCCACACCCCGGCCATTGCTGGTGCGATCCAGCGTGTCGTCATGCAGCAGGAAAATTTGCCCGTCTTGCGACAGCTTGGCGTCGAACTCGATCATCTTGTGACCGTGCTGCGCGCCGACATCAATCGCCGCCAGCGTGTTTTCCGGTGCCAGAGAACCACCGCCGCGATGGGCGACGATGGCAGGATAAGGCCAGTTCGGGGTCATGCTTCCATCCGTAATCCGCTTTGCGAATCAAATAAATGCCATGATGAGGGCGGCAAATTCAGCCACAAGGTTTCCCCCACCGCCGGGCAATGCTCGTGCGACAGGCGCACCACCACATTTTGCCCGCCCCATTTGCCGTGCGCCAGATTATCCGCACCCAGCAATTCCAGCGTTTCCACCACCAGCGGCACGCCACCAGCCTCGGCGCTGGACTGCAAAATATGCTCCGGGCGCATGCCCAGCGTCACCGCACGCCCCTGCCATTGCGGTTTCGCCACCGGCAACGGCAGCGAAAAATCCGCCGACAGTTCGACCAAGCTACCGTCGGCGCTCACCTGCCCGGCCCACAGGTTCATGGCCGGTGAGCCGATAAAACTGGCGACGAACAGCGAGGCCGGTTTGCGGTAAATGTCCGCCGGTGCGCCAATTTGCTCTGCGACGCCTTTATTCATCACAATCACGCGGTG is a window from the Dickeya lacustris genome containing:
- a CDS encoding DUF2756 domain-containing protein; the protein is MRRIPLLLLLALPMLASAASQPISPQQQQYENGISSQQRLLQQMQQNQQLQQQQLNQEIQQRSREQQQQLQQQLEQNRQRIQQSAPGNAPRY
- a CDS encoding AEC family transporter, which codes for MPTFIVSLWHQIFLSLPLFVLIALGYGLIRIGRWPSTVTDALSKFVFSVALPAMLFRMMCDFSRRPAVDARLLIAFFGSCFIVFVLGRVVARRVFRLDGVSGSVFSLSGIFSNNVMLGLPIATLMLGPQAIPSVALVLVFNGLILWTLVTVSVEWARNGSLSMQGFGKTAIGVLKNPLIIGILSGTFYSLTGLPLPDVVDKPIGMLGQIAVPLSLIALGMGLAEYRIRDGWQISVAISLIKLVVQPLVVWGLALALGLPEMETRVVVLLGSMAVGVNIYLMSRQFNVLGGPIAASLLISTALAAVTTPLLLTLMGVRV
- the ugpQ gene encoding glycerophosphodiester phosphodiesterase, with amino-acid sequence MTPNWPYPAIVAHRGGGSLAPENTLAAIDVGAQHGHKMIEFDAKLSQDGQIFLLHDDTLDRTSNGRGVAGELPWDKLVGLDAGSWYSNQFHGERLPLLSEVAKRCEQYAMAANIEIKPTTGCDALTGRVVALAARELWRNHSAAPLLSSFSVAALDAAQQAAPELPRGLLLDEWDDDWRNLTTRLGCVSIHLNHQLLDEMRVRQLKEAGLRILVYTVNQPERARTLLQWGVDCICTDRIDLIGPQFN